The window CCAGGACCATAGGTACACGAAGTACTACGATTCCTATCGGCATGACCACGCAATGCCATCCCCAACATTGACGCCGCGGCCGACGCCCATGCGATTGTCGAAAACGCAGACACGGAGTCTGCTCCGCCGCTCACTTGCCGAACGAACGCGGTTAGCACTCGCTGCGGAGTGGGCTACCTCGGGTGTGATTTCCCTCGTGGTCGCCGCCACGTTCCTACTGGTCACGGCGGTCATTGGCCTGCGGCATGCAGAGCTCTCAGCGATCACGATCGCGCCCTTCGTATGGATGGTGAGCGTGGTGTGGCTGGGCGCCGCAGGGCTGCTGGCGGTCGGGAAGGCATGGGAATCGAGTGACGGCGAGGGATTGCCACGCCGGCTAACCGCCGCAGTGCTGGGCGGCTGCATTGGCGTCGCCGCTTTCGTACTTGCCGACGCACTGATGGTACCGCTGAACCAAGGGCTCAGTCGCGAAATTGATGCTACATCACTGCCGTCGACCTTTTACCAGGCGACAGGGGTGCCGACTGCCGCGGCGATGATGGCTCACTTCGCCCTGCTCTTCGCGCTGTTGCGCATGTGGAAACCTGTCGACCCGCTGCGCCGTCGACGGCTGAGCCCGTGGGCAGTGGCGGTCGCCGTAGTAGGCGAATGGATCGTGCAGCAGATCATCCCGATCCCGCAACCCGCTGGCATGCTGATTGCCGGCGGAATTGTTCTGATGTCGCAGATCTCGGCACCGTGGTTGAAAACCGACTCAATCGCAACAATCTCCTCTCCGTGAACACTCTTCCAAACCAGGGTCTCTCGAATGAAAACCTCAACCTCCAGGACGACAGTTGTGGCAGGGTTGGTCTTTACTTTGGCGTGCTGTGGAGCCACCACGAGGGCTGATGCTCCGAAAACCGATCCTTCGTCCGCCCAGCTGACCGACGAGTCGTCCACGCTAAGCGTGGCACCGCTTGACCACATCGACTATCCGCTCGATCGCCCCAGCTGGATCGAAGAGCACCGCGTCCCGACCCCGCCCAGTGACGGCGCAGATTTATTGATATCGGTTGGTTCTGGGCCCGCTGCCTCGCCGGAAGCGGCCTCCGAGATGATGGACGTGATGGCACGCGGTGCGGTGGAGAATTATCTTGAACAGATTGCGCAAGATGGCCCCGAAGTCATCCCTGCTGAACGGTTTGATGTCGACATGGATTGGGTCCGAGATGAATTGATCTCGCGACGCTACGAAGGCACCGTGGGGATTGGTGACGATGTGCAGTACGAAAGCGTTTGTCTGTTGCGAATCAGCGATGAGCAACAACAGAAACTCTCGCGATCGATCCAAAACTATCAGCTGGAGGGACGCCTTTCGACCGTTGGCGCCATCGCCTTGATCGGCTTCGCGGGCTTGCTCAGCGGATCCGTTGGATTGGGCTGGCTCGCCTCCCGCCAACGACCGCGCGCGGCAGCCTGACGATTCAAAGATAGTAGGCCAAGGGAAGAGAGTGGTTTGGTCAACGGCCTGTTGATGCAGCGGCCTGTCCTTCCAGCGGCCCGAGACGCAACGGGCTAGCGGACATGGCCCGGCGTCGGTGCCAGACCGGAGCGTCCGGCCCATTTACAGAAAATACCCTCGGCGGGATTCGAACCTGCGACCTGCTCGTTAGGAATGAGCTGCTCTATCCAGCTGAGCTACGAGGGCGAGCGGTCGAGAGTCTACTCGATCACTCGATGCGCGGGAACGGCAACAGACCGCCCCGCTACGAAATTCCCTTGCTGCGTGATCCCCTAGCAAAGGCGTGATCTCGCTGCCGCGTCCTGACAGCCTGCTTAACACCGCGGCAGATATTTCTGAGCGTGGGCTGGGGTCGATTCCGGGGGCGATCGACAGCGATTCCGGCATGAGCCACTGCGAGAGTGCTCCACCCGTGCGGTGTGGAGGTGCTCTGGCTTGCATCTGCCAGGCTGGCACCACGGCTGCGAAGCCCGCGTTGCTGGCTTACCCACCATCTTACGCAAGCCATTCGCAAATAAGGACTTGCGACTTGCCTCCAGCGATCGGTACGGCGATTGCTCTATGGGCGTGACCGTGGCGTGTTGCTGTCCGTCTGACCGATATGACGGGACCGCACGTTGCTTGACCCAACTCATTCACCCCCTACCTTTCCCGGGCCGCAAGGCCTGTCTCAGGAGATTCACACCGTGGCAAAGCAAATCGTTTTCGACGATGACGCGAGAGGCCCCTTGCTGGCTGGCGTCAGTAAATTGGCTCGCGCTGTCCGTAGCACCCTCGGCCCGCGTGGCCGTAACGCCGTCTTGGACAAAGGCTGGGGTTCGCCCAAGGTTACCAAGGATGGCGTGACGGTCGCCGAAGATATTGAATTGGACTGCCCTTTCGAAAACCTGGGTGCCCAACTCGTCAAGGAAGCCGCCAGCAAGACCAACGATGTCGCTGGTGACGGTACCACCACCGCTACCGTGCTGAGCGAAGCCATCTTCCGCGAAGGCCTCAAGATGGTCGCCACTGGCGCCGACCCGATGGCACTGAGTCGCGGCATGCAAAAGGCCGTCGATGTCTGCGTTGCTCAAATCGCGAAGATGTCGACACCCATTCGCGAAGGCAACCGCTCGGATATCAAGCAAGTCGCGACAATCGCGGGCAACAACGATCCAGAAATCGGCGACGTCCTCGCCGATGCGTTCACTAAAGTCGGTAAGAACGGCGTCATCACTGTCGAAGAAGGTCGCTCGAATGAAACCTACGTCGACGTCGTCGAAGGCATGCAGTTCGATCGCGGCTTCCTGTCGCCGCACTTCGTTACCAACCAAGACGAAGTGTCGGTCGAGCTTGATGATTGCTACGTGTTGCTCTTCGAAGAAAAAATCAGCAACAACAAGAAGCTCATCCCGTTGCTCGAAGCGATCAGCGAATCGAAGAAACCATTGCTGATCATCGCCGAAGACGTCGAAGGCGAAGCCTTGGCAACCCTCGTCGTCAACAAGATGCGTGGCATCCTTTCGGTCTGTGCGGTGAAGGCACCTGGCTACGGCGATCGCCGCAAAGCGATCCTCGGCGACATCGCCGTGTTGACCGGTGGTAAGGCTATCTTCAAGGACCTTGGAATTGATTTGGAAAGCGTGAAGCTCTCCGATCTCGGCCGTGCAAAACAAATTCGCATCACCAGCGAAGCGACCACGATCGTCAGCGGTGCGGGCAAGAAAGCGGATATCGAAGGTCGCGTGACGCAAATTCGTCGCGAAATCGACAACACGGATAGCGACTACGATCGAGAGAAACTTCAAGAGCGATTGGCGAAGCTTGCCGGTGGTGTGGCCCAGATTAACGTCGGCGCCGCAACTGAAACCGAGATGAAAGAGCGTAAAGCATTGATTGACGATGCTCGCGCCGCCACCCAAGCCGCCCTGGAAGAAGGGATTGTCCCCGGTGGTGGAACCGCACTCCTACATTGCCGCAAAGCCGTCGAGAAACTCGAGAAAGACACCGAAGGCGATCAGAAACTCGGCGTTCGGATCATCCGCAACGTACTCGACCAGCCCATGCGGGCAATCGCAAACAACGCCGGCCTCGACGGTGCAG of the Allorhodopirellula heiligendammensis genome contains:
- the groL gene encoding chaperonin GroEL (60 kDa chaperone family; promotes refolding of misfolded polypeptides especially under stressful conditions; forms two stacked rings of heptamers to form a barrel-shaped 14mer; ends can be capped by GroES; misfolded proteins enter the barrel where they are refolded when GroES binds), which gives rise to MAKQIVFDDDARGPLLAGVSKLARAVRSTLGPRGRNAVLDKGWGSPKVTKDGVTVAEDIELDCPFENLGAQLVKEAASKTNDVAGDGTTTATVLSEAIFREGLKMVATGADPMALSRGMQKAVDVCVAQIAKMSTPIREGNRSDIKQVATIAGNNDPEIGDVLADAFTKVGKNGVITVEEGRSNETYVDVVEGMQFDRGFLSPHFVTNQDEVSVELDDCYVLLFEEKISNNKKLIPLLEAISESKKPLLIIAEDVEGEALATLVVNKMRGILSVCAVKAPGYGDRRKAILGDIAVLTGGKAIFKDLGIDLESVKLSDLGRAKQIRITSEATTIVSGAGKKADIEGRVTQIRREIDNTDSDYDREKLQERLAKLAGGVAQINVGAATETEMKERKALIDDARAATQAALEEGIVPGGGTALLHCRKAVEKLEKDTEGDQKLGVRIIRNVLDQPMRAIANNAGLDGAVVVNRVSQLKSKTEGYDANADKYCDLIAAGIVDPAKVVRTSLTNAASVAALLLTTESLIVEIPVEEEDGGGDHHDHGMGGGMGGMGGMDMGGMGGMGGMGGMM